From the Maioricimonas rarisocia genome, one window contains:
- a CDS encoding GNAT family N-acetyltransferase, with amino-acid sequence MTIHVRDAVESDVAAIRDIFVACYGGEYPYQQFLDVHSLKKLVFADDTVLLAAEDDATGRVVGTASVVSNVGAWGDLAAEFGRLAVHPDARGAGVGNMLMQERLGRVRDRIHVGVVENRVAHPFSQRISVQHGFVPVGFLPLKLKFHGRGSVALFTRHFGDAMSLRRNHPRIIPEVYAIAERALENCGLNCDVIVETGAVPYPHLDDFELQTLSTEGYATLLRFQRGRVHQREVFGPVRLHYGMFQIRARNSRYLLALSQGQVVGGVGIMIDEYEHSARIFEVITVDDRPVRFLLSEVERICRTEWGIEYVEIDVNAHAPRMQKTLLQLGFHPVGYVPALAFHDVERFDVVKMARLNVPAPSREMALVPQANPFADLVIDALEQHTVVPRVAAALPRIGMFRGMTDEQSEAVASACSVTEFPSGTRVFQEGHPGSRLYMILDGQIDVLVGETPRKVGTAQAGETLGEMSLISQPCHSATAVAGSSVTAAVLTHEKLRKVVDSRPDIGVIIYRNLAEGLGQKLRRLDETMTHEAVDSSARPIPSWKEKR; translated from the coding sequence ATGACGATTCACGTCCGCGATGCTGTAGAGAGTGACGTTGCAGCGATTCGTGACATCTTCGTGGCGTGCTATGGCGGGGAGTACCCGTACCAGCAGTTTCTGGATGTGCACAGCCTGAAGAAACTGGTGTTCGCGGATGATACCGTCCTGCTTGCTGCCGAGGACGACGCGACCGGTCGTGTCGTCGGGACAGCATCGGTGGTGTCGAACGTGGGTGCCTGGGGCGACCTGGCTGCGGAGTTCGGCCGCCTGGCGGTCCACCCGGACGCCCGGGGAGCCGGTGTCGGGAACATGCTGATGCAGGAGCGACTGGGGCGGGTCCGAGACCGGATTCATGTGGGCGTGGTCGAGAACCGTGTGGCTCACCCCTTTTCGCAACGGATCTCGGTTCAGCACGGATTCGTTCCGGTCGGATTCCTGCCGCTGAAGCTGAAGTTTCACGGACGCGGGTCGGTCGCGTTGTTCACCCGACACTTCGGCGACGCGATGTCGCTGCGGCGGAACCATCCGCGGATTATCCCCGAGGTGTACGCCATTGCCGAACGGGCGCTGGAGAACTGCGGACTGAACTGCGATGTGATCGTGGAGACGGGGGCCGTCCCGTACCCGCATCTGGACGACTTCGAACTGCAGACGCTGTCGACCGAAGGGTATGCGACGCTGCTGCGTTTTCAGCGGGGCCGCGTGCATCAGCGGGAAGTGTTCGGTCCGGTTCGTCTGCACTACGGGATGTTCCAGATTCGGGCCCGCAACTCGCGTTACCTGCTCGCTCTGTCGCAGGGGCAGGTCGTGGGAGGTGTGGGGATCATGATCGACGAGTACGAGCATTCGGCACGGATCTTCGAAGTCATCACGGTCGACGATCGCCCGGTGCGGTTCCTCCTCAGCGAGGTGGAACGGATCTGCCGGACGGAGTGGGGCATCGAGTACGTCGAGATCGACGTCAACGCACATGCGCCGCGGATGCAGAAGACGCTGCTGCAACTCGGGTTTCATCCGGTCGGATACGTGCCCGCGCTGGCGTTTCACGATGTGGAACGGTTCGACGTGGTGAAGATGGCCCGACTGAATGTGCCGGCGCCGTCGCGTGAGATGGCCCTGGTTCCGCAGGCGAATCCGTTTGCCGATCTGGTCATCGATGCTCTGGAGCAGCACACGGTGGTTCCGCGGGTCGCAGCGGCCCTGCCCCGGATCGGTATGTTTCGCGGAATGACCGACGAGCAGAGCGAAGCCGTCGCCTCGGCCTGTTCGGTGACGGAGTTTCCTTCGGGAACGCGTGTGTTTCAGGAAGGACATCCCGGCAGCCGGCTGTACATGATCCTCGACGGTCAGATTGATGTGCTGGTGGGTGAGACGCCGCGGAAAGTCGGGACGGCTCAGGCGGGGGAGACGCTCGGCGAGATGTCGCTGATCTCGCAGCCGTGTCATTCGGCGACAGCCGTTGCCGGTTCTTCTGTCACGGCGGCGGTGCTGACCCACGAGAAGCTGCGGAAGGTCGTTGACAGCCGACCGGACATTGGCGTGATCATTTACCGCAATCTGGCGGAAGGGCTGGGGCAGAAGCTGCGTCGTCTCGACGAGACGATGACTCACGAGGCGGTCGACTCGTCGGCCCGTCCGATTCCTTCATGGAAAGAGAAACGATGA
- a CDS encoding M20 metallopeptidase family protein, translating into MSRVDAILFDSLVDFRREMHQHPELSWEEHETAERISEFLSRHGVPHETGIAGTGVVADLPGPEGCPRVALRADIDALPIQEETELPFASKVPGVMHACGHDGHTSILLGAAVLLKQESLPAPVRLIFQPAEETGRGARAMIGAGVLDDVGMIFGGHVDRHYTAGQIAVADGAVNASSDAFAVQISGRGGHAARPHEAVDAIVVGSLLVMSLQTIVSREVNPAHPSVVTVGRFVAGSAPNVIADQAILQGTIRAQESSVRLHLQNSIQRIARAVGQLHDAELMVEIKPGTPPVINSAEMAALAREAAGEVVGEDGVVDMAHANMGGEDFGFYAEHVPACYVRFGAMVAGKEGFPAHSSRFDFDERTMRFGAEYYRAVALRAGQRLREKAGV; encoded by the coding sequence ATGTCACGGGTCGATGCAATTCTCTTTGACTCCCTCGTCGATTTCCGCCGGGAGATGCACCAGCATCCCGAGCTGAGCTGGGAAGAACATGAGACCGCCGAGCGGATCTCGGAGTTCCTCAGCCGCCACGGGGTGCCGCACGAGACCGGCATCGCGGGGACCGGCGTCGTGGCGGATCTGCCTGGTCCTGAGGGATGCCCCCGGGTGGCGCTTCGGGCCGACATCGATGCATTGCCGATCCAGGAGGAAACGGAGCTGCCGTTCGCCTCGAAGGTGCCGGGGGTGATGCACGCCTGCGGGCATGACGGCCACACGAGCATTCTGCTGGGAGCCGCCGTGCTGCTGAAGCAGGAGTCGCTACCGGCACCAGTGCGTCTGATCTTTCAGCCGGCTGAAGAAACCGGTCGTGGCGCCCGCGCGATGATCGGTGCGGGCGTTCTGGATGACGTGGGGATGATCTTCGGCGGGCACGTCGACCGTCACTACACGGCGGGACAGATTGCCGTGGCGGACGGAGCGGTCAACGCGTCTTCCGACGCCTTCGCCGTGCAGATCAGTGGCCGGGGTGGCCATGCGGCCCGACCTCACGAGGCGGTGGATGCCATCGTCGTCGGCTCGCTGCTCGTGATGTCGCTGCAGACGATCGTGTCGCGGGAGGTGAATCCGGCCCATCCTTCGGTTGTGACGGTGGGGCGGTTTGTGGCCGGCTCGGCCCCGAATGTCATTGCGGACCAGGCAATCCTTCAGGGGACGATTCGTGCCCAGGAATCGTCGGTGCGGCTGCATCTGCAGAATTCCATCCAGCGGATTGCGCGGGCCGTGGGGCAACTGCATGACGCCGAACTGATGGTGGAGATCAAGCCCGGCACACCCCCGGTGATCAACTCTGCCGAGATGGCGGCACTGGCGCGTGAAGCGGCCGGGGAAGTCGTGGGAGAGGATGGCGTCGTCGACATGGCCCACGCCAACATGGGAGGCGAGGATTTCGGCTTCTATGCCGAGCACGTGCCCGCCTGCTACGTGCGGTTCGGCGCGATGGTGGCAGGCAAGGAAGGCTTTCCGGCACATTCGAGCCGGTTCGATTTCGACGAGCGGACAATGCGGTTCGGTGCAGAGTACTACCGTGCCGTGGCGCTCCGGGCGGGACAACGATTGCGTGAGAAGGCGGGAGTGTGA
- a CDS encoding serine/threonine-protein kinase: MDVDARYELLDKVGSGSFATVYRARDIELGREVAIKQIHAQFLEEPQQLERYWAEAQLLASLQHPNIVTMFDIVRERGWLVMELMQGNLRDRLAGRQMDLRSLRSTVAHSLRALKYLHSRGVIHGDIKPSNLMIDHRRRVKLGDFGLARRVSDAEGSLIKGTTKYMAPELVAPEFGEVGPQSDLYSLGFTAYELMCGADHFEDLFPGLSAFGRDRQAAWMMWHAAPDRRLPDIDRVLEGVPEDLSHVIQKLTQKDPSDRYETADEALSDLKIDLKLVRPGGDVEDAEEDDTSQPANSRRWVAIGAFALSLLMSVAMLLMPTGSEAPPAPARTALGVVREVNVDERTIEYEDPQSGVPAELTLSERPRIYSLNEEQLILLKKVQPGDWIEIERAPDSNQRIAINLKVARPVESEGTIRSIDGPHRQIAVSILTGRVPDDLILNVPERAPLTFNGQRARLSDFSAGDRIRVEHVLDPTGTQGHIANRIDVARRVNHVGYLAAYDPAKNEIAVASGKQGRDVTTWPLAEDVEIHLKSGEPLTAEDLREDDRLELTVDTQVHQITVHRDQLRATGTVATLDPDAKSMTLQTDSGDNLDFRLAEDAEIRLSLEPATLSELRPQIDTLTVSYSEDAEGQRTISTIDAHRGIMHDRWAIVIGTEAYTDVALSKVPYAVDDAQLVYESLVKRYAVDRRWATRLLDENAVEVRDAIRQALERVAGTMQLVVYVNGHAYVGDDDQVYLALKDFDFDGMQQTGLPLDWLVQQLEASPAEEKILLLDVVQAGDGPDLKRQPSLPEMIDKLSTPVETVDIIGSSDRSRPPGILKNRQHGAFADLVARGFAGAADANRDLRITGDELFGYLQRRFAELADETGGQKPFRSSRP; encoded by the coding sequence GTGGACGTCGACGCGCGCTACGAACTGCTGGACAAGGTCGGATCCGGCAGCTTTGCCACGGTCTACCGGGCGCGGGACATCGAACTCGGCCGCGAAGTCGCCATCAAGCAGATTCACGCCCAGTTCCTCGAAGAACCGCAGCAGCTCGAACGGTACTGGGCCGAAGCACAGTTGCTGGCCTCCCTGCAGCACCCCAACATCGTCACGATGTTCGACATCGTCCGCGAGCGGGGCTGGCTCGTCATGGAACTCATGCAGGGGAACCTCCGCGATCGTCTCGCCGGTCGCCAGATGGACCTCCGCTCCCTCCGCAGCACCGTCGCTCACTCGCTGCGGGCGCTGAAGTACCTGCACAGCCGCGGCGTCATTCACGGCGACATCAAGCCGTCCAACCTGATGATCGACCATCGTCGTCGTGTCAAACTGGGAGATTTCGGTCTGGCCCGCCGCGTCAGCGACGCCGAAGGAAGTCTCATCAAGGGGACCACGAAGTACATGGCCCCCGAACTCGTCGCCCCCGAGTTCGGCGAGGTCGGTCCGCAGAGCGACCTGTACTCCCTCGGTTTTACCGCCTACGAGTTGATGTGCGGAGCCGATCACTTCGAGGATCTGTTCCCCGGCCTGAGTGCCTTCGGCCGCGATCGTCAGGCCGCCTGGATGATGTGGCACGCTGCTCCCGACCGCCGACTGCCCGACATCGACCGCGTTCTCGAGGGTGTGCCCGAGGATCTCTCGCACGTCATCCAGAAGCTGACACAGAAGGATCCTTCCGACCGCTACGAAACGGCCGACGAGGCCCTCTCGGACCTCAAGATCGACCTCAAGCTTGTCCGTCCGGGTGGCGACGTCGAGGACGCGGAGGAAGACGACACTTCCCAGCCGGCAAACTCCCGACGCTGGGTCGCCATCGGAGCCTTCGCCCTCTCCCTGCTGATGTCGGTTGCGATGCTGCTGATGCCGACGGGCAGTGAAGCTCCTCCCGCCCCGGCCCGAACCGCGCTGGGCGTCGTCCGGGAAGTGAACGTCGATGAGCGGACGATCGAGTACGAAGACCCCCAAAGCGGCGTCCCGGCCGAACTGACTCTCTCGGAACGCCCCCGAATCTACTCTCTCAACGAAGAGCAGCTGATCCTCCTCAAGAAGGTCCAGCCGGGAGACTGGATCGAAATCGAACGCGCCCCCGACTCCAACCAGCGGATTGCCATCAACCTCAAGGTGGCCCGACCCGTCGAGAGTGAAGGGACCATCCGGAGTATCGACGGTCCGCACCGCCAGATCGCCGTTTCGATTCTCACCGGTCGCGTTCCTGACGATCTGATTCTCAACGTCCCCGAGCGGGCTCCCCTGACATTCAACGGACAGCGGGCCCGCCTGAGCGATTTCTCTGCCGGCGACCGAATCCGTGTTGAACATGTGCTCGACCCGACCGGCACACAGGGGCACATCGCCAACCGCATCGACGTCGCCCGTCGCGTCAACCACGTCGGCTACCTTGCCGCATACGATCCCGCGAAGAACGAGATCGCCGTCGCCTCCGGGAAACAGGGACGTGACGTCACCACCTGGCCGCTGGCTGAGGACGTCGAGATTCACCTGAAGTCGGGCGAGCCGCTCACTGCCGAAGACCTGCGCGAAGACGACCGCCTCGAACTGACCGTCGACACGCAGGTGCACCAGATCACGGTTCACCGCGACCAGTTGCGGGCGACCGGCACGGTCGCGACGCTCGACCCGGACGCGAAATCGATGACTCTGCAGACCGACAGCGGCGACAACCTCGACTTCCGACTCGCCGAAGACGCGGAGATTCGCCTGAGCCTCGAGCCGGCAACGCTGAGCGAACTCCGGCCGCAGATCGACACACTCACCGTCAGCTACAGCGAAGATGCCGAGGGGCAGCGGACCATCAGCACGATCGACGCGCACCGCGGCATCATGCACGACCGCTGGGCCATCGTCATCGGGACCGAAGCGTACACCGACGTCGCCCTCAGCAAAGTTCCGTATGCCGTCGACGACGCCCAGCTTGTCTACGAGTCGCTCGTCAAACGGTACGCGGTCGACCGTCGCTGGGCGACGCGCCTGCTCGATGAGAACGCCGTCGAGGTCCGCGACGCGATCCGCCAGGCACTCGAGCGCGTCGCCGGCACGATGCAGCTGGTCGTCTACGTCAACGGCCACGCCTACGTGGGGGACGACGACCAGGTGTATCTGGCTTTGAAGGACTTCGATTTCGACGGCATGCAGCAGACCGGCCTGCCGCTCGACTGGCTCGTCCAGCAACTCGAAGCCTCTCCCGCCGAGGAGAAGATCCTGCTGCTCGATGTCGTTCAAGCGGGCGACGGCCCCGATCTGAAGCGGCAGCCATCGCTTCCCGAAATGATCGACAAGCTGTCGACGCCGGTCGAGACAGTCGACATCATCGGAAGCAGCGACCGATCCCGTCCGCCCGGCATTCTGAAGAATCGCCAGCACGGAGCCTTTGCCGACCTCGTCGCCAGAGGCTTCGCCGGTGCGGCCGACGCCAATCGGGATCTGAGGATCACCGGCGACGAACTGTTCGGATACCTGCAGCGCCGATTCGCCGAACTGGCCGACGAGACCGGGGGCCAGAAGCCGTTTCGCAGTTCACGACCATAA
- a CDS encoding FG-GAP repeat domain-containing protein, whose amino-acid sequence MARTTIKTDATRPHRRLWLPALACLTALGIASGSVADDTPEDPGRNFGFLPIEIFKLSWRNHSLLSGDFNSDGRQDVALVDNSHSRIDLLIQREERPSVEELPMLTGGDINRIDSHWRFEHRKLPVDRAIEAMAVGDFNGDGRADLACIGEPDRLLIYHQPEPGEERWTNRRELRLAEVNTTPWSIAAGDLNSDGRDDLAVLGKETTYLLYQGEEGRMKSPVEVRNTSERLSIAMIRDINGDGLNDLMYLARDVDKQKICARLQRRDGRLGPELRLDVEDPRGITVARINLDQPQALLAIDSSTGRLEVFRMKSDSDADDEIDLQPTHYGIGGRTSGSAGELATGDVDGDGRIDVVVTDPDAAQIIVFRQQGTEGLDSGQSYPSYLGAQQVRIADLDGDDRNEVIVLSEKERTVGISQWEDGRLSFPVTLDLEGTPEAIDVISESGSNGLPAGLLIVSKLSDYSVVSIQKTGDSWKPATIADDKTALTLSLDGSPESVQYRDLDGDGHAELFVTLERGREPQVFRFEDGKLTEIEHSGGVRLSGVSSKAIFRQDQAGKGLLVAQENFARQLRLDENGNWQVADQFGISGGNANIAGAGRLDLDGQPGDELALVDTRGSRLHVLREEDGLFRPWKQVELGSLRYSALHIADVNGDDRDELILLGSGQFLVIAAGQAGDRPQLELVTSYESPRKEPFLTDVVVGDLNNDGRPDVALTDVQKHAIELLDVAPDDTLRTALQFKVFESKSFSGSGEGGSQPREAIIADVTGDGLADLLLLAHDRLLLYPQDDGRQ is encoded by the coding sequence ATGGCCCGCACAACGATCAAGACAGACGCGACACGCCCACATCGCCGACTGTGGCTTCCCGCGCTCGCCTGCCTGACCGCACTCGGCATCGCCTCCGGAAGCGTCGCCGACGACACGCCCGAAGACCCCGGTCGCAACTTCGGGTTCCTGCCGATCGAGATCTTCAAGCTCTCCTGGCGCAATCACTCACTGCTCAGTGGTGACTTCAACAGCGACGGTCGCCAGGACGTGGCTCTCGTCGACAACAGCCACAGCCGCATCGACCTGCTCATCCAGCGCGAGGAGCGTCCTTCGGTCGAAGAGCTTCCCATGCTGACGGGTGGCGACATCAACCGCATCGACAGTCACTGGCGGTTCGAGCACCGCAAGCTCCCGGTCGACCGTGCCATCGAAGCGATGGCCGTCGGCGACTTCAATGGAGACGGGCGGGCCGACCTGGCCTGCATCGGCGAACCGGATCGGCTGCTCATTTACCACCAGCCCGAGCCCGGAGAGGAACGCTGGACCAACCGCCGCGAACTCCGCCTGGCCGAAGTGAACACGACTCCCTGGAGCATCGCGGCCGGCGACCTCAATAGCGACGGTCGTGACGATCTGGCGGTGCTCGGCAAGGAGACCACGTACCTCCTCTACCAGGGTGAGGAGGGCCGGATGAAATCTCCGGTCGAGGTTCGCAACACATCCGAGCGGCTCTCCATCGCCATGATCCGCGATATCAATGGCGACGGACTCAACGACCTGATGTACCTTGCCCGCGACGTCGACAAGCAAAAGATTTGCGCACGCCTGCAGCGGCGGGACGGTCGCCTGGGGCCCGAACTCAGGCTGGACGTCGAAGATCCTCGCGGCATCACCGTCGCCCGCATCAACCTCGACCAGCCCCAGGCCCTGCTCGCCATCGACTCCTCGACCGGTCGGCTCGAAGTCTTCCGCATGAAGTCAGACAGCGACGCCGACGACGAAATCGATCTTCAACCGACCCACTACGGAATCGGCGGTCGCACGTCCGGCAGCGCCGGTGAACTGGCGACTGGAGACGTCGATGGTGACGGACGCATCGATGTTGTCGTCACCGACCCCGACGCCGCCCAGATCATCGTCTTCCGCCAGCAGGGAACCGAAGGGCTCGACTCCGGCCAGTCCTACCCCAGCTATCTGGGAGCACAACAGGTCCGCATCGCGGACCTCGACGGCGATGACCGCAACGAAGTGATCGTCCTCAGCGAGAAGGAGCGGACCGTCGGCATCAGCCAGTGGGAAGACGGTCGCCTGTCGTTCCCGGTCACGCTCGATCTCGAAGGGACACCCGAAGCGATCGACGTCATCAGCGAGTCCGGCAGCAACGGCCTTCCGGCAGGTCTGCTCATTGTCTCCAAGCTTTCCGACTACAGCGTCGTCTCCATTCAGAAAACCGGAGACTCGTGGAAGCCCGCCACCATCGCTGACGACAAGACCGCACTCACCTTGTCGCTCGACGGCTCTCCGGAGTCGGTCCAGTACCGCGATCTCGACGGCGACGGCCATGCCGAACTGTTTGTCACTCTCGAACGGGGACGCGAACCGCAGGTCTTCCGCTTCGAAGACGGAAAGCTGACCGAGATCGAGCATTCCGGCGGCGTCCGGCTCTCCGGCGTCAGCTCGAAGGCGATCTTCCGCCAGGATCAGGCCGGAAAAGGACTGCTCGTCGCTCAGGAGAACTTTGCACGGCAGCTTCGGCTCGACGAGAACGGCAACTGGCAGGTGGCTGACCAGTTCGGCATCTCCGGCGGCAATGCCAACATCGCCGGGGCAGGACGACTCGACCTCGACGGCCAGCCCGGCGACGAACTGGCACTCGTCGACACCCGCGGCAGTCGCCTGCACGTTCTCCGCGAGGAAGACGGCCTGTTTCGACCATGGAAGCAGGTCGAACTCGGCAGCCTGCGGTACAGCGCCCTGCACATCGCCGACGTCAACGGCGACGACAGGGACGAACTGATCCTGCTCGGCTCCGGACAGTTTCTGGTGATCGCGGCCGGCCAGGCCGGCGACCGTCCGCAACTGGAACTCGTCACCTCGTACGAGAGCCCGCGGAAGGAGCCGTTCCTCACCGATGTCGTCGTGGGTGATCTCAACAACGACGGCCGCCCCGACGTCGCCCTGACCGACGTTCAGAAACATGCGATCGAACTGCTCGACGTCGCTCCCGACGACACGCTTCGCACCGCACTGCAGTTCAAGGTGTTCGAGTCGAAGAGCTTCAGCGGCAGCGGCGAAGGTGGCAGTCAGCCGCGGGAAGCGATCATCGCAGACGTCACCGGCGACGGCCTGGCGGACCTGCTGTTACTGGCCCACGACCGCCTGCTGCTCTACCCGCAGGACGACGGCCGACAATAG
- a CDS encoding alpha/beta hydrolase — MTPRIAPLNPVSTDTPEMDPMDALAQMLASTDWIGEALDVGGDLIFSDVRSSPGERLTHALAIPENYEPNYAYPLIVWLHPDGRNEMDACRWLSAISPQNYVGLGLRGPNPDEGEPTRRYSWPQRAAASSLAGPVRDAIDEAAETVNLNAKRVFIAGSREGGSLAVELGLMYPEWFAGVIAVDPTPLRERRLFARYRAAREQNVFLGNGVTATSETGQTVRHLATLMDSAGMAIETHCSTASEQRQKEMARTIDGWVMRTMQSVR, encoded by the coding sequence ATGACACCGCGCATCGCGCCGCTCAATCCCGTGTCGACGGATACCCCCGAGATGGACCCGATGGACGCTCTCGCCCAGATGCTGGCGTCGACCGACTGGATCGGCGAAGCGCTGGACGTGGGGGGCGATCTGATCTTCTCCGACGTGCGGAGCAGCCCCGGCGAACGGCTCACGCACGCTCTGGCGATTCCTGAAAACTACGAGCCGAACTACGCCTATCCGTTGATCGTCTGGCTGCACCCGGATGGGCGTAACGAGATGGATGCCTGCCGGTGGCTCTCGGCGATCAGTCCGCAGAACTACGTCGGCCTCGGACTGCGGGGGCCGAACCCGGACGAAGGTGAACCAACCCGTCGCTATTCGTGGCCCCAGCGGGCGGCGGCATCGTCGCTGGCCGGGCCGGTCCGCGATGCCATCGACGAGGCGGCCGAGACTGTCAATCTGAACGCGAAGCGGGTGTTCATTGCCGGCTCTCGCGAAGGGGGATCGCTGGCGGTCGAACTGGGACTGATGTACCCCGAGTGGTTTGCCGGTGTCATCGCGGTCGATCCCACTCCGCTCCGCGAACGTCGACTGTTTGCCCGTTACCGGGCGGCCCGGGAGCAGAACGTGTTTCTCGGCAATGGTGTGACGGCGACATCGGAGACCGGTCAGACCGTCCGGCACCTCGCCACGTTGATGGATTCGGCGGGAATGGCGATCGAGACGCACTGCTCCACAGCGAGCGAGCAGCGTCAGAAGGAGATGGCCCGGACGATCGACGGCTGGGTCATGCGGACGATGCAGTCGGTGCGGTAG
- a CDS encoding peptidoglycan recognition protein family protein, giving the protein MVGESFLSNEPESGVVRFCGSAAFPQHDPIITRPGESICKASHTVRLFPDVIAATTCAASWTGLPRCVVLLAGRLEGPADSAHGCCQGCGDGDLGRLFPHAAAIHIDSRRSFEQDNASSPLTFLSYGPQRAGVGELGWRSRLARDCGMVVKRTGMRTATCWQVFRLIVVCVAGLTGCLPQATVPPASSGRVSGPPSEQRAPESVVPVKPSSERSELSAVPSWDELRQICRTDGGSRSWKYVVLHHTASSRGSVESIHRAHLQRRDAAGRPWRGIGYHFVIGNGQGMPDGAIESTFRWEEQASGAHAGIGMYNQVGIGICLVGNFETTPPTAAQLKSVRRLVALLKKRYDIGSREVIRHQDVKATACPGRMFPFREVATAAVPASFELASN; this is encoded by the coding sequence ATGGTGGGGGAGTCCTTCCTGTCAAATGAACCGGAGTCTGGCGTGGTCCGATTCTGCGGCTCCGCCGCGTTCCCTCAACATGACCCGATTATTACCCGGCCTGGCGAAAGCATCTGTAAGGCATCGCACACCGTCCGTCTTTTCCCGGACGTGATCGCAGCGACGACATGCGCAGCCTCCTGGACCGGACTTCCGAGGTGCGTCGTTCTCCTCGCCGGACGGCTTGAGGGTCCGGCAGATTCGGCCCATGGCTGCTGTCAGGGGTGTGGCGACGGGGATCTGGGCAGGCTGTTCCCCCATGCGGCAGCAATTCACATTGACAGTCGCCGCAGCTTCGAGCAGGATAACGCCTCGTCGCCCTTAACCTTCCTATCTTACGGCCCGCAGCGTGCGGGAGTCGGAGAGCTGGGGTGGCGAAGCAGATTGGCACGTGACTGCGGAATGGTGGTAAAGAGAACCGGAATGCGTACTGCGACGTGCTGGCAGGTGTTCCGGTTGATTGTGGTCTGCGTTGCGGGCCTGACCGGCTGCCTTCCACAAGCGACGGTTCCACCCGCTTCGAGCGGGCGTGTTTCCGGGCCCCCATCGGAGCAACGGGCTCCGGAGTCGGTCGTCCCGGTGAAACCCTCGTCGGAACGGTCTGAATTGTCGGCCGTGCCGAGTTGGGATGAGCTGCGGCAGATTTGCCGCACCGATGGCGGTTCAAGGAGCTGGAAGTACGTCGTGCTGCATCACACGGCCTCCTCGCGGGGGAGTGTGGAGAGCATTCATCGGGCGCATCTGCAGCGACGGGATGCGGCAGGACGTCCGTGGCGCGGCATCGGTTATCACTTTGTGATCGGTAACGGCCAGGGCATGCCGGACGGGGCGATCGAGTCGACCTTCCGCTGGGAGGAACAGGCGTCCGGGGCACATGCCGGCATCGGAATGTACAACCAGGTGGGAATCGGCATCTGCCTGGTCGGGAACTTTGAGACAACACCGCCCACGGCGGCGCAGCTGAAGTCGGTTCGCCGGCTGGTGGCGCTGCTGAAGAAGCGATACGACATTGGATCGCGTGAAGTGATCCGTCACCAGGACGTGAAGGCGACCGCCTGTCCCGGACGGATGTTTCCGTTCAGAGAAGTGGCGACAGCGGCGGTCCCGGCGAGCTTCGAACTTGCCTCCAATTGA
- a CDS encoding DUF547 domain-containing protein, translated as MNDVDHSPFDRLLRKHVDRDGYVDYTAWKASSADRAALREYLNSLSRASTRGGTTDARLAFWINAYNAVTIEGILQEYPTSSIRNHTAKLFGYNIWDDLPLFVGGQQFSLNQIEHEILRKMNEPRIHFAIVCASVGCPRLLSEAYTIERVRDQLAINARDFFSRPQNLKADTRNRRLHMSSILSWFGEDFGSSQSARLKYLTPYLPTAAQKLAADPGVDVSFLEYDWSLNDQAKKR; from the coding sequence ATGAATGACGTCGACCATTCCCCGTTCGACCGCCTGCTCCGCAAGCATGTCGATCGGGACGGGTACGTCGACTACACAGCGTGGAAAGCGTCGTCGGCCGACCGGGCCGCACTCCGCGAGTACCTCAATTCGCTCAGCCGGGCCTCCACACGCGGCGGCACCACCGATGCACGCCTCGCCTTCTGGATCAACGCCTACAACGCCGTCACCATCGAAGGCATCCTCCAGGAGTATCCCACCTCAAGCATTCGCAATCACACGGCGAAGCTCTTCGGCTACAACATCTGGGACGATCTGCCCCTGTTCGTCGGGGGGCAACAGTTCTCGCTCAATCAGATAGAACACGAAATCCTGCGGAAGATGAACGAACCCCGCATCCATTTCGCGATCGTCTGTGCATCGGTCGGATGCCCCCGGCTGCTCAGCGAGGCCTACACCATTGAACGCGTCCGCGATCAGCTTGCCATCAACGCCCGCGACTTCTTCTCCCGACCGCAGAACCTCAAGGCCGATACCCGCAACCGCCGGCTGCACATGAGCTCGATCCTCAGCTGGTTCGGCGAAGACTTTGGCTCGTCACAGTCCGCCCGCCTGAAGTACCTGACGCCTTACTTGCCGACAGCGGCGCAGAAGCTCGCCGCCGATCCGGGCGTAGACGTCAGCTTCCTCGAGTACGACTGGTCGCTCAACGACCAGGCAAAGAAGCGGTGA